The following nucleotide sequence is from Alphaproteobacteria bacterium RIFCSPHIGHO2_01_FULL_41_14.
GGATTATTCTTTTGAAAAAAAAGCCTCCCATCTTGGGGGCTTTTTTTATGGAAGGGGGTTCAGGCGTTTAGAGAGCTGATAAACTCCGCCCCTTGCTGAAGACCCGTTTCACTGATTTCGTGGCCTAAATTTGACAGGCTGTGCAAAGTGACTGTGTGGACTTTTCCTACCAGAAAGTCTCGGGTCTCTGTTGAGGCCGTGTAAGGCACCACAGAATCGTCTCTCCCATGGATAAGACAGACATCAATCTGGGCAGAGGCGGGGCTTAGGCGCTCTGCTGCGAGGAAAAGCCCTCCCGAATAAGAGAGGATCCCCTGGCACAGGTTTTCATAGAGCAGTCCGGTGGCCAGCGCCATCATGCTGCCTTGGGAAAAGCCGGCAAGAACTGTTTTTTTTCCAGAAATTTTATAAGCAGTTTGGATCTTGGTAATAAAATCTCGCAGGAACGGGGCTGCTTCTTGGGAGCCTTTCTCCAGGTAAGAAGGCTCCAGATCTCCAATATCAAACCACTGATACCCCTCATTGATCGAGTGGTGAAGGGGGAACGGGGCAGTGGGGAGGATAAAGAGCGTGTTTTTAAGGAGATTCTTCCAATAGTGAGCCATGAAGAGGAGATTTTTTCCATCTGCCCCATACCCATGGAGGATGACCACAAGAGATTTTGGTGCTTGACGCGCTGAGGACAAAATATAAAAATCTTGAATCATGCCGTCACTATAGGGTAAGTTTCTTTCCAGACAAAGAATATTTTTGGCAATATTTGGGAGTATTTAAAGGAAAAATGAAAATCTCGGTGGAAAAAGGAGTGACCTATTGTTTATGCTCGTGTGAAAAAAGTGCGTCCTATCCCTTTTGTGACGGAAGTCATCGCGGTACAGATAAAAAATCCATCCGCTATACAGCCCCGAAAACAGGAGAGATCGTTTTCGAAAAAGGAACAATAGTATAGCTGAGATCCTTTAAAGTGAGACGAGGAACGAGGAACGCCGCGTGCTAACTACGCAAGAGACGATGTGACGATGTATTCAATTTATAAGGAACCAGCTATAGAATAATGTTTGAAAATCTTTCGGATAAATTAATTAAAATTTTTGGGTCTCTTCAGAAGAAGGGTGCTCTCAGAGAAGAAGATGTGGGGGTGGCGCTTAGAGAGATGCGCATCGCCCTGCTGGAGGCTGATGTGGCCTTGCCGGTGGTGAAAGATTTTATCCAAAGAATCAAAGAAAAAGCCGTTGGCACAGAGGTTTTGTCGAGCGTCACCCCCGGACAAATGGTGGTTAAGATTGTGCACGACGAGCTTGTTTCCATATTGGGACAGGGCGAGACAGGGCTCAATTTTGCGGTCAAGCCTCCGGCAGTGATCCTGCTGGTGGGGTTGCAAGGGTCAGGCAAAACAACCACTACAGGCAAGCTCGCGAAGTATCTGAAGGAAAAGCTAAAGAAAAAGGTTTTGGTGGCGTCTCTCGATGTCTATCGACCTGCAGCCCAGCATCAATTGGAAGTCCTGGCGACGAACCTTGGGATCGAAAGCTTGCCCATCAACCCGAAAGAAGCCCCCGAGGCCATCACAAAACGGGCGTTATCCGAGGCGAAATTGGGGGGATTTGACGTCGTTCTTCTGGATACAGCGGGCCGATTGCATGTGGATGCCCCGTTGATGAAAGAGTTAAAACAGCTGGCGTCCATAAGCTCTCCCGCAGAAATTTTGTTGGTTGTGGATGCCATGATGGGGCAGGATGCCGTGCGGGTGGCCCAATCTTTTCAGGAAAATTTAGACTTAACAGGGATGATTTTAACGCGGTTAGACGGGGACGCGCGGGGAGGCGCGGCACTCTCCATCAGCCATGTCACAGGTAAACCCATCAAGTTTATGGGGGTGGGGGAAAAACTTGACCAATTGGAAGTTTTTCATCCGGATCGCATTGCAGGACGCCTCCTTGGACAAGGAGATGTGGTTAGTCTTGTAGAAAAAGCGATGGAAACTATTGACAAAGAAGAATCAGACAGGCTAAACAGGAGGATCGAGAAGGGTTCGTTTGACCTGAATGATATGGCTACCCAATTAAACCAGATGGTAAAAATGGGGGGCATGGGGATGCTTTTAAAGATGCTGCCCGGTATGGGACAGCTCCAAGGCAAGGTGTCCCAAGCTGGGTTCGATGATAGAATGATTAAACGGCAGATCGCCATTATTCGTTCCATGACCCCAAAGGAGCGGCGTTATGTTCAATTGATCAACGCGTCCAGAAGACGCAGGATTGCGCTTGGTTCTGGGGCGACTGTTCAGGATGTTAATCGCCTTTTAAAGCAGTTTGATGGCATGTCAAAAATGATGAAGCGCATGACCAAGTTGAATAAAAAAGGTCTTTTGAAAAATGGTCTTAAGGGACTGTTTGGCTAATTAAGGAAGAAGGAAAAAATGGCATTAAAGATTCGTATGGCACGGGGTGGTTCAAAGAAACGACCCGTTTATCGTGTGGTTGTGACTGATTCAAGAAACCCACGGGATGGAAAGTTTATTGAGAAATTGGGGATGCATGATCCTCTTTTAAGCAATGATCATCCCCAAAGGTTCGCCGTGAATGAAGAGCGTGTTCGGTATTGGCTTTCGGTGGGGGCTCAATCTTCTGATCGCGTGAACCGTTATTTAGCCAAGCTTGGAATTGAAAAAGCGCAAGAACGGTTTGAGCAAACGAAAAAGAATCAACCGAAGAAAAAAGCTCAAGAACGGATAGCCGTTGACATAAAGAAGCAGCAGGCAGCAGCAGAGCTCGCCGCCCAACCTCAAGCAGAACCAGAAGTTCTAGTAGAAGAAGCGGTGATTGACGTCGTTGCAGAAGAAGCGCCCGTTGTTCAAGCGGAAGATGTGATCACCGAGGTAGAAGCTGATGTTGTATCAGAAGAAGCTCCAGCGGTGACCGAGACGTCTGAAGAAGAATCAACACCTGACGCTTCAGAAGAGCCCTCTGCTTAAGTCTCTTTTTTTCTAGCCAGCAAAGAAGCTTGGTCTTAGGGAGCGTCACATCCATGTCAGAGCCTAAAAAAAACAACAAGGTTTGTGTTGCCAGCATCTCGGGTGCCCAGGGCATTCGGGGAGAGTTAAAGATCCGAGTATACTTAGATACCCCCAGCGATATCGGCATCTATTCCCCTCTTTTCTTTGAAGATGGGTCAGAATTTTCTTTAAAAGTTATTCGTTCGCTTGCCAATGCTGTGATTGCCTCTACTCCCACCATCAAAGATAGAGATCAGGCTCTCAAGTTGCGGGGTGAAAAACTTTACGTCAGACGAGATCAGTTGCCGGCGGTAGACGCTGATACTTATTACCATACAGATTTAATGGGGCTTCCTGTTCAAAATGAGAGCGGTACAGTAGTGGGCGTGATTAAATATGTGGATGATTATGGAGCAGGAACGGTTCTAGAAGTTTTTGATCCTGTGACCTGTCGTAGTGTTCTCGTGCCTTTTCAAGATGCCTCTGTGCCCTTTATTGATCTGGATTCCCACATGGTGATCAAAGACCAATACTTAACGGACTTATACGAAGAATGATCTGGCACCCCACTATTTTTACTTTATTTCCAGAAATGTTCCCTGGGCCCTTGGGGTACTCGGTGACGGGCAGGGCTCTCGGGAAACACTGGACGTTTGATACCGTCAATATTCGCTCGTTTGCCACAGGCAATCATCAAGCGGTGGACGATGTGGGATTTGGTGGAGGCCCAGGCATGGTAATGCGTCCAGATGTGCTCGATGCAGCCATTGAGTCTCTTTCTGAACCCATCCCGTTGATATATCTGAGCCCTAGGGGTTGTACTTTAACGCAAAGCATGGTAAAGAAATTTGCATCTTTACCCAGAATAGGCTTGATTTGTGGGCGATATGAGGGTATTGATGAGAGGGTTATCCAGTCAAGAAACATCCAAGAAGTCAGTGTTGGAGATTTTATTTTGTCTGGAGGAGAGATTGCCTCGTTTGTTTTTATTGATGCCTGTGTGCGTCTCTTGCCCGGTGTCATAGGGAATGAGCAGTCTTCCGTCCAAGAAAGTTTTGAAGACGATCTTTTGGAATATCCACACTATACTCGACCCAGAGAGTGGAAGGGAATGCAGGTTCCGGAAGTATTATTATCTGGTCATCACGAAAAAATAAATGAGTGGCGCCAGGAACAGTCGCGTGAAATAACCAAAAAGCGCCGTCCCGATTTGTGGAAAAGACATTTAGAAAAGAAAAGTTGAGTTTACGATGAACATTTTAGAACAAATTGAAAAAGAGCAGATCGAGAAGCTTACAGCCGGGAAATCTATTCCTGAGTTTGCGCCGGGAGACACTTTAAAAGTAAACGTAAAGGTTGTTGAAGGGAACAGAGAGCGTGTACAGGCCTTTGAAGGCGTTTGTATCGCGCGGAAAAATGCGAGCCTGAACTCTGCCTTTACCGTCCGGAAAATTTCTTATGGGGAAGGGGTTGAACGTGTATTCCCTCTGTACTCTCCAAAAATCACCATCGAAGTGGTGCGTCAGGGTTCTGTGCGTCGGGCAAAACTTTATTACCTCAGAAATCTAAAAGGTAAGAAAGCTCGTATTGCGGAAAAGACAAGAGGGCTTGAGGCTCCAGCTCAGTAAAAAACGTCTTTCAACGACGCCAAAATGATCTAGACATTTAAGAGCATCAAATGATTTCCTTTTTTCCGAGATCCCTTCTTGGTTTCTGTGACAAAATTTCTTATACTTGATCCATGATCCCTTATAGCTATGCCTGTACGTTTGCAACACCCTTTCATTCCCAAGCCTTGGAGGGGCTGTCCATGGTGGTGTTGCCGGGGATTGAGGGTAAAATTGGCGTTTTACCTCGCCATGCGCCCTTAGCGGTGAAGCTAAGGTCGGGGATTGTTTCTCTCCATAAGAAGGGGGGGCTCTGGCGCCATTACTTTGTGTGGGGCGGGCTCGCGTCAATAGACCAGGAAGGGTGTCAGATCTTCACCGAAACATTTACCCTTCTAGATGAGCTTGATCCCTTGGTTTTGGCAGAGGATTTAGAGCGCTATCACAATGATTTAGCAGGGGTCACCATAGAAGATGAAAGACGGGCTATTGATTATAAAATTGCCATTGCCGAGGCCATGATCCAGGCGATTAAAGAACACCGTCGTAACGGAAATGGACAGGATAAAACCACATGATCTATAACGCAGATAACATTTTTGCCAAAATTCTTGAGAACAAGATTCCGTGTAAGAAATTTTATGAGGATGAGTTTGTCCTCAGTTTCCCTGATATCAACCCCTTAACATCGGTTCACCTGCTGATCATTCCGAAAGGGTCTTATGTCTCTTTCCATGACTTTTCTCTCAAGGCATCGCCCGAAGAGCTGGCAGGATTTTTCCGTGCGGTGGGACTCATTGCGAAAAAAGCAGGTGTTGAGAGGTCGGGATATCGGTTGATTGCCAATCATGGGCGAGACGCCAACCAAGAAGTTCCCCATTTCCATATGCATTTATTGGGAGGCGAGCCGTTGGGGTCTATGCTGGGATCGCGTCATAGATAGGAGTACTAGGTGTCTTTCTACATTGACCAGTTTATTGAGATGCTTGCCTCCGAAAGGGGAAGTGCCTTGAACACCCTCGAATCTTATCGTCGAGATTTAGCGGATTGCGCTGCCTTCCTGAAAACAAGGAATCTTGTTCTGGAACAAGCAGAGCCCAGTGTCTTAAGGGAATATTTGACGTCTTTATATGACCGGGGGATGACCAGTTCTTCCATTTCAAGACATCTCTCTGCTCTCAAGCAATTCTTTCAATTTTTACTCACAGAAGAAATCGCTCAGGAAGATCCCACCTCTCTTTTAGCCCGTCCTAAAAAAACCAAGCCTTTGCCCAAGATTTTAACGGAGGCAGAGATCACGAGACTGCTCGAAACGGTGGCAGAAGACTCCTCCCCTGAAGGTGAGAGGCTAGAGGCTTTGTTAGAAGTTCTCTATGCCTCGGGGTTACGCGTGTCCGAGCTTATTTCTTTAGAGCACAACTCGGTCCTTCGGGCAGAAGAAACGTTGATTGTAAAAGGAAAAGGGGGGAAAGAACGGCTTGTCCCCTTAAGTTCTTATGCCATTAAAGCGCTGGAAAAATATTTGAAGGTGCGTTCAGCGTTTATGCCCCCATGGGGGGCATCCAGATGGTTGTTTCCGTCCTATGGAAAGTCGGGTCATGTAACGCGACAACGGTTTGGCCAACTTTTGAAAGACTTAGCTCTCCAGGCAGGACTTGATCCTGAGAAAGTATCTCCCCATGTGATCCGCCATGCCTTTGCTACCCATCTTTTGAATGGGGGGGCTGATTTGCTGAGCGTGCAGAACATGCTGGGTCATGCGGATATTTCTACCACTCAAATCTATACGCATGTGATGCATAAAAAATTACAGGATGTTATTCAGCAATGTCACCCCCTTAGCCAAAAGAAAAAAATTGTGTCTTCTTCTGGAAACGGCTAGCATAAGGGAATATTGGAAAATAAAAATGAATATCTTATTAACCCTTGTTGTGATGAGCCTTTCTTTTTATTCTCTGCCTTCCTTCAGTGCCCTAAAATGGGAAACGGTCCAGACAAAAAAAAACCTGAAACAGAAGACAAAAGTTTGGCATGTCCAAGTTGCTACAAAAGAAGGACG
It contains:
- a CDS encoding site-specific tyrosine recombinase XerD, which encodes MLASERGSALNTLESYRRDLADCAAFLKTRNLVLEQAEPSVLREYLTSLYDRGMTSSSISRHLSALKQFFQFLLTEEIAQEDPTSLLARPKKTKPLPKILTEAEITRLLETVAEDSSPEGERLEALLEVLYASGLRVSELISLEHNSVLRAEETLIVKGKGGKERLVPLSSYAIKALEKYLKVRSAFMPPWGASRWLFPSYGKSGHVTRQRFGQLLKDLALQAGLDPEKVSPHVIRHAFATHLLNGGADLLSVQNMLGHADISTTQIYTHVMHKKLQDVIQQCHPLSQKKKIVSSSGNG
- a CDS encoding histidine triad nucleotide-binding protein, which encodes MIYNADNIFAKILENKIPCKKFYEDEFVLSFPDINPLTSVHLLIIPKGSYVSFHDFSLKASPEELAGFFRAVGLIAKKAGVERSGYRLIANHGRDANQEVPHFHMHLLGGEPLGSMLGSRHR
- a CDS encoding 16S rRNA processing protein RimM, whose product is MSEPKKNNKVCVASISGAQGIRGELKIRVYLDTPSDIGIYSPLFFEDGSEFSLKVIRSLANAVIASTPTIKDRDQALKLRGEKLYVRRDQLPAVDADTYYHTDLMGLPVQNESGTVVGVIKYVDDYGAGTVLEVFDPVTCRSVLVPFQDASVPFIDLDSHMVIKDQYLTDLYEE
- a CDS encoding signal recognition particle protein codes for the protein MFENLSDKLIKIFGSLQKKGALREEDVGVALREMRIALLEADVALPVVKDFIQRIKEKAVGTEVLSSVTPGQMVVKIVHDELVSILGQGETGLNFAVKPPAVILLVGLQGSGKTTTTGKLAKYLKEKLKKKVLVASLDVYRPAAQHQLEVLATNLGIESLPINPKEAPEAITKRALSEAKLGGFDVVLLDTAGRLHVDAPLMKELKQLASISSPAEILLVVDAMMGQDAVRVAQSFQENLDLTGMILTRLDGDARGGAALSISHVTGKPIKFMGVGEKLDQLEVFHPDRIAGRLLGQGDVVSLVEKAMETIDKEESDRLNRRIEKGSFDLNDMATQLNQMVKMGGMGMLLKMLPGMGQLQGKVSQAGFDDRMIKRQIAIIRSMTPKERRYVQLINASRRRRIALGSGATVQDVNRLLKQFDGMSKMMKRMTKLNKKGLLKNGLKGLFG
- a CDS encoding 50S ribosomal protein L19; this encodes MNILEQIEKEQIEKLTAGKSIPEFAPGDTLKVNVKVVEGNRERVQAFEGVCIARKNASLNSAFTVRKISYGEGVERVFPLYSPKITIEVVRQGSVRRAKLYYLRNLKGKKARIAEKTRGLEAPAQ
- a CDS encoding 30S ribosomal protein S16; the encoded protein is MALKIRMARGGSKKRPVYRVVVTDSRNPRDGKFIEKLGMHDPLLSNDHPQRFAVNEERVRYWLSVGAQSSDRVNRYLAKLGIEKAQERFEQTKKNQPKKKAQERIAVDIKKQQAAAELAAQPQAEPEVLVEEAVIDVVAEEAPVVQAEDVITEVEADVVSEEAPAVTETSEEESTPDASEEPSA
- a CDS encoding tRNA (guanosine(37)-N1)-methyltransferase TrmD produces the protein MIWHPTIFTLFPEMFPGPLGYSVTGRALGKHWTFDTVNIRSFATGNHQAVDDVGFGGGPGMVMRPDVLDAAIESLSEPIPLIYLSPRGCTLTQSMVKKFASLPRIGLICGRYEGIDERVIQSRNIQEVSVGDFILSGGEIASFVFIDACVRLLPGVIGNEQSSVQESFEDDLLEYPHYTRPREWKGMQVPEVLLSGHHEKINEWRQEQSREITKKRRPDLWKRHLEKKS